One genomic window of Gossypium hirsutum isolate 1008001.06 chromosome D11, Gossypium_hirsutum_v2.1, whole genome shotgun sequence includes the following:
- the LOC107963428 gene encoding germin-like protein subfamily 1 member 7, whose protein sequence is MKGVQFLVAFVLLALASKFVSASDPSPLQDFCVAINDTKDGVFVNGKFCKDPKLATAEDFFLPGLNIPGNTSNQVGSMVTPANVQQIPGLNTLGISLVRIDYAPYGGLNPPHTHPRATEILVVVEGTLSVGFVTSNTDNRLFTKVLYPGDVFVFPEGMIHFQFNIGSTNAVAFAALSSQNPGVITIANAVFGSDPAINPDVLAKAFQLDQNIVKQLQSRFWWDNN, encoded by the exons ATGAAAGGTGTTCAATTCCTTGTAGCATTTGTCCTCTTGGCTTTGGCTTCCAAATTTGTCTCAGCTTCAGATCCCAGCCCTCTTCAGGATTTCTGTGTAGCAATTAATGATACTAAAGACGGTG TTTTCGTTAATGGCAAGTTCTGCAAGGACCCCAAGCTTGCAACCGCAGAAGACTTCTTCCTGCCTGGCCTCAACATTCCTGGAAATACATCAAACCAAGTAGGATCAATGGTCACTCCAGCCAATGTTCAACAAATACCTGGACTTAACACTCTTGGCATATCTCTTGTTCGAATTGACTATGCACCTTACGGTGGCCTAAACCCTCCTCACACTCACCCTCGTGCCACTGAAATTCTAGTCGTTGTGGAGGGCACACTTTCCGTCGGCTTTGTCACATCGAACACGGATAACCGTCTCTTCACCAAAGTCCTATACCCCGGAGATGTATTCGTTTTCCCCGAAGGTATGATTCACTTCCAGTTCAACATAGGGAGTACGAATGCGGTTGCCTTTGCTGCTCTCAGTAGCCAAAACCCAGGGGTGATCACCATTGCAAATGCAGTGTTCGGCTCTGACCCGGCCATCAATCCTGATGTTCTTGCCAAGGCCTTCCAGCTGGATCAAAATATCGTTAAACAACTTCAGTCCCGGTTCTGGTGGGACAACAACTAG
- the LOC107963088 gene encoding uncharacterized protein, translating into MEGGSNFSVVAPPVFDGDNYQMWAVRMETYLEALDLWEPIEEDYEVPPLPANPTVAQIKAQKEKKTRKSKAKACLFAAVSQMIFTRIMSLKSAKEIWDYLKAEYEGDERIRGMKVLNLIRDFELQKMKESESVKEYSDRLLSIANKVRLLGSELNDSRIVEKLLVTVPEKFEATITTLENTKDLSKISLAELLNALQAQEQRRSMRQEGVIEGALPVKHQDNNRYKKKKNFKNQSTSGENLSDNYQKSKRGGVKKSYPPCHHCEKKCHPPFKSWKRPDAKCSKCNQLGHEAVICKVKGQLLDKSYKVLFENKQCLIRDANGKDLLNVKMKGKIFALNPMEKEQMAFKSRVSATETWHKRLGHFHHQGSLQMQSKKLVEGLTDIDDDLPHCQACKFRKQHRQPFPKQAWRASKKLQLVHTDLCGPQRTPSLNCNLYYIAFIDDLTRMCWIFLLKQKLEVAGVFWKFKARVENESRCMIQILRSDNGKEYTSETFNRFCEEAGIEHQLTAPYTPQQNGVSERRNDS; encoded by the exons ATGGAAGGAGGATCCAATTTTTCAGTTGTTGCACCACCAGTCTTCGATGGAGACAATTACCAGATGTGGGCAGTTCGTATGGAGACTTACTTGGAGGCTTTGGATCTTTGGGAACCTATAGAAGAGGATTACGAGGTCCCACCTCTTCCAGCAAATCCTACTGTGGCACAGATTAAAGCACAAAAGGAAAAGAagacaaggaaatcaaaggcaaaAGCTTGCTTATTTGCAGCTGTGTCTCAAATGATTTTCACACGAATAATGTCCTTGAAATCAGCAAAGGAAATCTGGGATTACCTCAAGGCTGAGTACGAAGGAGATGAGAGGATTCGTGGAATGAAAGTTCTGAATCTAATCAGGGATTTCGAGTTGCAGAAGATGAAGGAGTCTGAGTCAGTGAAAGAATATTCTGACAGACTTCTCAGCATTGCCAACAAGGTGAGATTGCTTGGTTCTGAGTTGAACGACTCTAGAATCGTAGAAAAGCTGTTGGTCACTGTTCCAGAGAAGTTTGAAGCCACCATTACTACTCTAGAGAACACCAAGGACCTGTCAAAGATCTCTCTTGCAGAGCTCTTGAATGCTTTACaagcacaagagcaaagaagatcCATGAGGCAAGAGGGAGTGATAGAAGGGGCCTTACCTGTCAAGCATCAAGACAACAACAggtataaaaagaagaaaaattttaagaACCAATCGACGAGTGGAGAAAATTTATCAGACAATTATCAGAAGAGCAAAAGAGGAGGTGTCAAGAAATCCTACCCACCTTGTCACCATTGTGAGAAGAAATGTCATCCACCATTCAAAAGTTGGAAAAGACCTGACGCCAAATGCTCCAAATGCAATCAACTTGGACATGAAGCAGTGATTTGCAAGGTCAAAGGCCAG TTGCTGGATAAAAGCTATAAAGTGCTATTTGAGAATAAGCAGTGCTTGATCAGAGATGCTAATGGCAAAGACTTGTTGAATGTCAAAATGAAGGGAAAAATTTTTGCTCTCAATCCAATGGAAAAGGAGCAAATGGCTTTTAAATCCAGAGTTAGTGCTACTGAGACTTGGCACAAGAGACTTGGGCACTTTCACCATCAAGGATCACTTCAAATGCAGTCGAAGAAGCTAGTGGAAGGACTTACAGACATTGATGATGATCTACCTCATTGTCAAGCTTGTAAATTTAGGAAACAACATAGACAACCCTTTCCTAAACAAGCTTGGAGAGCCTCGAAGAAGTTACAACTTGTTCATACTGATCTTTGTGGTCCTCAAAGAACGCCTTCGTTAAATTGTAACCTTTATTACATAGCCTTTATTGATGATCTAACAAGAATGTGTTGGATTTTTTTGTTGAAGCAAAAATTAGAAGTTGCTGGTGTGTTCTGGAAATTCAAAGCTAGAGTTGAGAATGAAAGTAGATGCATGATTCAGATTTTAAGATCTGATAATGGCAAGGAGTACACTTCAGAAACTTTTAATAGGTTTTGTGAAGAGGCTGGAATTGAGCATCAGCTGACGGCGCCATAcactccacaacaaaatggagtcaGTGAAAGGAGGAACGATTCATAA
- the LOC121223123 gene encoding uncharacterized protein isoform X2 — MGFRNSYVGNLSLFYEIEEKLKQGHNVVLISNHHTEADPIIISLLLEKANPHIAENMLLGWYIAWLLLKMEHYFIGFPQILILDANSNIPFVRKTIVSISAGKYWAATATATCGMARKVWKNHILQLGYTELREKRSLKELILRVGHERM; from the exons ATGGGATTTAG AAATTCATATGTTGGCAATCTTTCTCTTTTCTATGAAATAGAGGAGAAGCTTAAGCAG GGTCACAACGTTGTACTTATATCAAACCATCATACTGAAGCTGACCCAATCATCATCTCATTGTTGCTTGAGAAAGCAAATCCGCATATTGCTGAGAACATG CTGCTGGGATGGTACATAGCATGGCTATTACTGAAGATGGAGCATTATTTTATTGGGTTTCCTCAGATCCTCATCTTAGATGCCAACAG CAATATTCCCTTTGTGAGAAAAACAATCGTAAGCATTTCTGCTGGTAAGTACTGGGCTGCTACTGCTACTGCTACATGTGGGATGGCAAGAAAAGTATGGAAAAACCACATTTTGCAACTCGGTTACACCGAGTTAAGGGAAAAAAGATCCCTTAAAGAGTTGATTTTGAGAGTTGGTCATGAGAGAAT GTAA
- the LOC121223123 gene encoding uncharacterized protein isoform X1 — translation MGFRNSYVGNLSLFYEIEEKLKQGHNVVLISNHHTEADPIIISLLLEKANPHIAENMLLGWYIAWLLLKMEHYFIGFPQILILDANSNIPFVRKTIVSISAGKYWAATATATCGMARKVWKNHILQLGYTELREKRSLKELILRVGHERM, via the exons ATGGGATTTAG AAATTCATATGTTGGCAATCTTTCTCTTTTCTATGAAATAGAGGAGAAGCTTAAGCAG GGTCACAACGTTGTACTTATATCAAACCATCATACTGAAGCTGACCCAATCATCATCTCATTGTTGCTTGAGAAAGCAAATCCGCATATTGCTGAGAACATG CTGCTGGGATGGTACATAGCATGGCTATTACTGAAGATGGAGCATTATTTTATTGGGTTTCCTCAGATCCTCATCTTAGATGCCAACAG CAATATTCCCTTTGTGAGAAAAACAATCGTAAGCATTTCTGCTGGTAAGTACTGGGCTGCTACTGCTACTGCTACATGTGGGATGGCAAGAAAAGTATGGAAAAACCACATTTTGCAACTCGGTTACACCGAGTTAAGGGAAAAAAGATCCCTTAAAGAGTTGATTTTGAGAGTTGGTCATGAGAGAATGTAA
- the LOC121203119 gene encoding probable UDP-3-O-acyl-N-acetylglucosamine deacetylase 1, mitochondrial yields the protein MHLSAAINSFKSSNLISWKTGKTPQSGKVSKVKIWPGFTGQGRYFEFHSNLIPASIDFVRESPLCTSLCKDGYKIRTVEHLLSALEAKGIDNCRIQIQSLDSEDTEVEVPIFDGSANAWVEAIEQVGRKEALDRSGNNVEKLAPYLSEPFYVSRNDSFMVAFPASKVHISCGIDFPKGLWDVENDNDGQQEGCVLRVISQF from the exons ATGCATCTCTCCGCCGCGATTAACTCATTCAAGTCCTCCAATCTCATCTCATGGAAAACG GGAAAAACACCTCAGTCGGGGAAGGTTTCGAAGGTAAAGATATGGCCGGGATTCACCGGCCAAGGAAGGTACTTTGAGTTTCACTCAAATTTGATTCCTGCATCCATCGATTTTGTTCGAGAATCGCCGTTGTGTACCTCTCTTTGCAAAGACGGATACAAGATTCGGACCGTCGAGCATTTGCTTTCGGCTTTGGAAGCTAAAGGCATTGACAATTGTAGAATTCAGATTCAAAGTCTCGATTCTGAGGATACTGAGGTCGAG GTTCCTATTTTTGATGGGTCTGCAAATGCTTGGGTAGAGGCAATAGAACAAGTTGGCAGAAAAGAGGCCTTGGATCGGAGTGGCAACAATGTTGAGAAATTGGCACCATATTTGAGTGAACCATTTTATGTTTCGAGAAATGATTCTTTTATGGTTGCCTTCCCTGCTTCAAAGGTTCACATATCTTGTGGAATTGACTTTCCAAAG GGGCTTTGGGATGTAGAAAACGACAATGATGGCCAACAAGAAGGCTGCGTTTTGCGGGTTATATCCCAGTTTTAG